In Fusobacterium hwasookii, a single window of DNA contains:
- a CDS encoding amino acid ABC transporter ATP-binding protein: protein MINVENLSKNFGNLKVLKNISTTINKGEIISIIGPSGSGKSTFLRCINKLEEPTEGHIYIDGMDLMDKKTDINKIRERVGMVFQHFNLFPNMTVLENLTLSPTMVKKESKEEAEKYALYLLEKVGLSDKAKSYPTQLSGGQKQRIAIARALAMKPEVILFDEPTSALDPEMIKEVLDVMRDLAKEGMTMLIVTHEMGFARNVGNRILFMDNGEIIEDCSQKDFFENPTNDRIKDFLNKVLNK from the coding sequence GTGATTAATGTTGAAAATTTATCTAAAAATTTTGGAAATTTAAAGGTCTTAAAAAATATTTCTACAACTATTAATAAGGGAGAAATTATTTCTATAATTGGTCCATCTGGAAGTGGTAAATCAACATTTTTAAGATGTATTAATAAGTTAGAAGAACCAACAGAAGGGCATATCTATATAGATGGTATGGATTTGATGGATAAAAAGACTGACATAAATAAAATTAGAGAAAGAGTTGGAATGGTGTTTCAACATTTTAACTTATTTCCTAATATGACTGTTTTAGAAAATCTTACTCTTTCTCCTACAATGGTTAAAAAAGAAAGCAAGGAAGAAGCAGAGAAATATGCCTTATATCTTCTTGAAAAAGTAGGTTTATCTGATAAAGCCAAGTCTTATCCAACTCAATTATCAGGTGGGCAAAAACAAAGAATTGCTATTGCAAGAGCCTTAGCTATGAAACCAGAAGTAATATTATTTGATGAGCCAACATCTGCACTAGATCCTGAAATGATAAAAGAAGTTCTTGATGTTATGAGAGATTTAGCAAAAGAGGGTATGACTATGCTTATAGTTACTCATGAAATGGGATTTGCTAGAAATGTTGGTAATAGAATTTTATTTATGGATAATGGAGAAATTATTGAAGATTGTTCACAAAAAGATTTCTTTGAAAATCCTACAAATGACAGAATTAAAGATTTTTTAAATAAGGTTTTAAATAAATAA
- a CDS encoding basic amino acid ABC transporter substrate-binding protein — protein MKKFVKLMLMSLLSVVISISVFAKNNVIYVGTNAEFAPFEYLDKNKIVGFDIDLLDAISKETGLEFKIQDMAFDGLLPALQTKKVDMVIAGMTATPERQKAVAFSKPYFKAKQVVITKGEDKTLKSFKDLSGKKVGVMLGFTGDTVVSEIKGVKVERFNAAYAAILALSQNKIDAVVLDSEPAKKYTANNKQFVIANIPAAEEDYAIAFRKNDKELINKVNAALDKIKANGEYDKILKKYFK, from the coding sequence ATGAAAAAATTTGTTAAATTAATGCTTATGTCTTTACTATCAGTTGTAATTTCTATTTCTGTATTTGCAAAAAATAATGTTATTTATGTTGGAACAAATGCAGAATTCGCACCATTTGAATATCTTGATAAAAATAAAATAGTTGGTTTTGATATTGATTTATTAGATGCTATTTCAAAAGAAACTGGTTTAGAGTTTAAAATTCAAGACATGGCTTTTGATGGTTTATTACCTGCTTTACAAACTAAAAAAGTTGATATGGTTATAGCTGGAATGACTGCAACACCTGAAAGACAAAAAGCAGTTGCTTTTTCAAAACCATATTTTAAAGCTAAACAAGTTGTAATAACAAAAGGTGAAGATAAAACTCTAAAATCATTTAAAGATTTATCTGGTAAAAAAGTTGGAGTTATGTTAGGTTTCACTGGGGATACTGTTGTTAGTGAAATTAAAGGAGTTAAAGTTGAAAGATTTAATGCTGCTTATGCTGCAATTTTAGCTCTATCTCAAAATAAAATAGATGCTGTTGTTCTTGATTCTGAACCTGCTAAAAAATACACTGCTAATAATAAACAATTTGTTATAGCTAATATTCCTGCTGCTGAAGAAGATTATGCAATTGCATTTAGAAAAAATGATAAAGAATTAATTAATAAAGTTAATGCTGCACTTGATAAAATAAAAGCTAATGGAGAATATGATAAAATATTAAAGAAATATTTTAAATAA
- a CDS encoding amino acid ABC transporter permease — translation MEYLEILKDTFLTNDRYMYIVNGVIFSIGITLFSAILGIILGLLLAIMKLSHWYPFKRIKGMENFNPLSKIAYIYIDIIRGTPVVVQLMILANLIFVGALRETPILVIGGIAFGLNSGAYVAEIIRAGIEGLDKGQMEAGRALGLSYSQTMRKIIVPQAIKNILPALVSELITLLKEISIIGFIGGVDLLRSASIITSQTYRGVEPLLAVGIIYLILTSIFTAFMRKVERGLKVSD, via the coding sequence ATGGAATATTTAGAAATTTTGAAAGATACTTTTTTAACAAATGACAGATATATGTATATTGTTAATGGAGTTATCTTTTCAATAGGTATCACTTTATTTTCAGCAATACTTGGAATTATTCTTGGACTTTTATTAGCAATTATGAAATTATCACATTGGTATCCATTTAAAAGGATAAAAGGAATGGAAAATTTTAATCCTTTATCTAAAATTGCATATATCTATATAGATATAATAAGAGGTACTCCAGTGGTTGTACAACTTATGATACTTGCAAACTTAATATTTGTTGGTGCATTGAGAGAAACACCTATTTTAGTTATTGGTGGAATTGCATTTGGACTTAACTCAGGGGCTTATGTTGCAGAAATTATAAGAGCTGGTATTGAAGGACTTGATAAAGGACAAATGGAAGCAGGAAGAGCTTTAGGACTTAGTTATTCTCAAACAATGAGAAAAATAATTGTTCCACAAGCTATAAAAAATATTTTACCTGCCTTAGTAAGCGAATTGATAACTTTATTAAAAGAAATTTCTATTATTGGTTTTATAGGTGGAGTTGATTTACTAAGATCTGCTAGTATAATAACTAGTCAAACATACAGAGGAGTTGAACCTCTACTTGCAGTTGGAATAATATATTTGATTTTAACATCAATCTTTACTGCATTTATGAGAAAAGTTGAAAGGGGGTTAAAAGTAAGTGATTAA
- the msrAB gene encoding bifunctional peptide-methionine (S)-S-oxide reductase MsrA/peptide-methionine (R)-S-oxide reductase MsrB has translation MKKIILPLVFIFLIGTFVFAKMLSSNVNKETEAEKDLLESIQLVDMNGNDYTFSRDKNIYIKFWASWCPTCLAGLEELDRLAGETNNFEVVTVVFPGINGEKNPTKFKEWYDTLGYKNIKVLYDTDGKLLQIFKIRALPTSAIIYKDLKIDNIIVGHISNGQIKDYYEGKGENITMEDKTKNMINNVNKEDVKEIYLAGGCFWGVEEYFARIDGVIDSVSGYANGSFDNPTYENVCNNSGHAETVHITYDSTKVSLDTLLKHYFRIIDPTSVNKQGNDRGVQYRTGIYYQNDEDKQIALNAIKEEQKKYSKPIVIEVEKLKRFDKAEEYHQDYLKKNPIGYCHINLNKASEAIIDEKKYQKPSDDVLKEKLSTLEYQVTQEAATERAFTHEYYKNQEDGIYVDITTGEPLFSSKDKYDAGCGWPSFTKPIATEVVNYKKDSSHGMNRVEVRSRAGEAHLGHVFEDGPRDKGGLRYCINGASLRFISYDKMDEEGYGEFKKYVK, from the coding sequence ATGAAAAAAATTATTTTACCTTTAGTTTTTATATTTTTGATTGGAACATTTGTTTTTGCTAAAATGCTTAGTAGTAATGTAAATAAGGAAACGGAGGCTGAAAAAGACTTGTTAGAAAGTATACAACTAGTAGATATGAATGGAAATGATTATACTTTTTCAAGGGATAAAAATATTTATATAAAGTTTTGGGCTTCTTGGTGTCCAACTTGCTTAGCAGGATTAGAAGAACTTGATAGACTAGCAGGAGAAACTAATAATTTTGAAGTAGTTACTGTTGTTTTTCCAGGAATAAATGGTGAAAAAAATCCTACAAAGTTTAAAGAATGGTATGATACATTAGGCTATAAAAATATTAAAGTTCTATATGATACTGATGGAAAGTTATTGCAAATATTTAAAATTAGAGCCTTACCTACATCTGCAATTATATATAAAGATTTGAAAATTGATAATATCATTGTAGGACATATAAGTAATGGACAAATTAAAGACTATTACGAAGGAAAAGGAGAAAATATAACTATGGAAGACAAGACAAAAAATATGATAAATAATGTTAATAAAGAAGATGTAAAAGAGATATATTTAGCTGGTGGCTGCTTCTGGGGAGTTGAAGAATATTTTGCTAGAATAGATGGTGTTATTGATTCTGTTTCAGGTTATGCAAATGGTTCTTTTGATAATCCAACTTATGAAAATGTTTGTAATAACTCTGGTCATGCAGAAACTGTTCATATTACTTATGATTCTACAAAAGTTTCTTTGGATACTTTATTAAAACATTATTTTAGAATAATAGATCCTACTTCTGTAAATAAACAAGGTAACGACAGAGGAGTTCAATATAGAACTGGTATTTATTATCAAAATGATGAAGACAAACAAATTGCTTTAAATGCAATAAAAGAAGAACAAAAAAAATATTCTAAACCTATTGTTATTGAAGTTGAAAAATTAAAAAGATTTGATAAGGCAGAAGAATACCATCAAGATTATTTAAAGAAAAATCCTATTGGATATTGCCATATAAATTTAAATAAAGCTAGTGAGGCTATAATTGATGAAAAAAAATACCAAAAACCTAGTGATGATGTTTTAAAAGAAAAATTATCTACATTAGAATATCAAGTTACACAAGAAGCAGCAACTGAAAGAGCATTTACTCATGAATATTATAAAAATCAAGAAGATGGAATTTATGTGGATATTACAACAGGAGAACCTTTATTTAGCTCAAAAGATAAATATGATGCAGGCTGTGGTTGGCCAAGTTTCACTAAGCCAATTGCAACAGAAGTTGTAAATTACAAAAAAGATAGTTCACATGGTATGAATAGAGTTGAGGTTAGAAGTAGAGCTGGTGAAGCACATTTAGGACATGTTTTTGAAGATGGACCAAGAGACAAAGGTGGACTTAGATATTGTATCAATGGGGCTTCTTTAAGATTCATTTCTTATGATAAAATGGATGAAGAAGGCTATGGAGAATTCAAAAAATATGTAAAATAA
- a CDS encoding cytochrome c biogenesis CcdA family protein: MFTQEIAYSTAYLAGVASFFSPCIFPIIPVYISILSNGEKKSVSKTLAFVLGLSVTYIILGFGAGFIGELFLNSKVRVIGGILVVILGLFQMEVLKLKFLEKTKVMNYEGEEQSLFSTFLLGLTFSLGWTPCVGPILASILILAGSSGDTGNSVMLMVLYLLGMATPFVIFSLASKTLFKKMSFIKKHLPLIKKIGGFLIIIMGLLLIFNKLNIFMTV; the protein is encoded by the coding sequence ATGTTTACACAGGAAATTGCTTATAGCACAGCATATTTAGCAGGGGTTGCTTCGTTTTTTTCTCCATGTATATTTCCAATTATTCCAGTATATATTTCAATTCTAAGTAATGGTGAGAAAAAATCAGTAAGTAAAACTCTAGCTTTTGTTTTAGGACTTTCTGTTACCTATATAATTTTAGGTTTTGGAGCAGGGTTCATTGGAGAATTATTTCTTAATAGTAAGGTAAGAGTTATTGGAGGAATTTTAGTTGTAATTTTAGGACTTTTCCAAATGGAAGTTTTAAAATTAAAGTTTTTAGAAAAAACTAAAGTTATGAATTATGAAGGAGAAGAGCAAAGTCTATTTTCAACTTTTCTTCTAGGTTTAACTTTTAGTCTTGGTTGGACTCCTTGTGTTGGACCAATATTAGCTTCAATATTAATCTTAGCAGGTTCATCAGGAGATACAGGAAATAGTGTAATGTTAATGGTTCTATATCTATTAGGAATGGCAACACCATTTGTAATATTCTCATTAGCTTCAAAAACACTATTTAAGAAAATGTCTTTTATTAAAAAGCATTTACCTCTTATTAAAAAAATAGGTGGTTTCTTAATTATAATAATGGGATTACTTTTAATTTTTAATAAACTTAATATATTTATGACTGTTTAA